TAACCAATTACGAATCAACCCGCAACAAATATATCCGCATAGACCCCAAGAAATTGATTGATGACATAGCAGACAAGCATCTTCATGTAGCGATGTTATGGGGTCCGGAGGCTGGCCGTTATGTCCGCGACTCAAAAATACCACTGCGCATGCAGATTATTGATGACAACGTAAAAAAACTGAATGGGGACAAAGTGCCCATGTATTACAAGGTCTATATCGGCGTACGCAAAGACGATGACGCACTTAAACAACAGCTGGATGTTGCGATTAAATCCAAAAGCAAAGAAATCGATGCCATTCTCAAAAAAGAAGGCATACCACTCTTACCCATCAATGATTAATGCAGGAGTCTAGATTGTGGATGAGAGTGATCCACGCGTACTCAAAACAGTGCCTTACTACAGGTCTGGCTATGTATTCATTTCTCGTGCTGACCGAAATATTGATGTTTCATCATGGGATGACCCTATTCTAAAAGAACACAATTTCCGCATTGGTGTGCTGCCAGACAGTCCCGGCAAAAATCTGCTACTGCAGATTAACCGTTATGACGATATGTTCGATTACTTTGCCGAACTAACCAATTACGAATCAACCCGCAACAAATATATCCGCATAGACCCCAAGAAATTGATTGATGACATAGCAGACAAGCATCTTCATGTAGCGATGTTATGGGGTCCGGAGGCTGGCCGTTATGTCCGCGACTCAAAAATACCACTGCGCATGCAGATTATTGATGACAACGTAAAAAAACTGAATGGGGACAAAGTGCCCATGTATTACAAGGTCTATATCGGCGTACGCAAAGACGATGACGCACTTAAACAACAGCTGGATGTTGCGATTAAATCCAAAAGCAAAGAAATCGATGCCATTCTCAAAAAAGAAGGCATACCACTCTTACCCATCAATGATTAATGCAGGAGTCTAGATTGAAGAATTTGTTAGTAAAAGCAACATGGGCGTTTCTGATTGTCAGCGCTGTGCTAGCTGTTGGTACTGCGATTGCCGGTATTGAATTCAGGGGCACGATTTCAGGTGATGTGCTCGAATTTTCTCCAGATACTGATGGCCCAGAAACAGAGGCAGTCAAAAAGTTTAAGGAAACAGGTGAAAATCCATACGATGGCAATCTTGAGTCAGCCAAAGCTGGGTATGTCATCTTCTCAACAGCTTGCGCTGGCTGCCATGGCCATTTGGCAGAAGGCAAACTTGGTCCAGCACTCAGCGATGATTACTGGACCTATCCAAAAAATGAAACCGACAAAGGTTTGTTTGAAACCATCTATGGCGGTGCAAACGGCATGATGGGTCCGCAAAGAGGCCGTCTGCAGATTGATGAAATACTACATGTCATCAGCTTTGTGAGAAGTTTCAAAGATGGCAAGAGTGAGGCGGCACCTGCGGAGCATCACTCTGAAGAATAAATTCAGGCTAAAACACTTACCAGAAATTAGTACCTCAATAAGTAGCTAACTGGTGGCCATTTATTGAATAAGCAAGCTCACCAGCAATCACATGACAAGGAGATAGCAATGAAACAAGTTCTGACATTAGCATTAGCGACAGGGGCTTTACTGGCATCAAGTCTCGTACTGGCCTATGACGGCCAAACCTGCAAAGAGCCTGGTAACTGCTGGGAAGCAAAACCTGGTTTCCCAGAAAAAATTGCAGGCAGCAAGTATGACCCTAAGCATGACCCTGTCGAAGTCGCCAAGCAGGAAGCCGCAACAAAAGCCATAGACGAACGCAATGCCAAGCGTGTTGCTAACGCTAAAGAAACTGGCGTATTCAAATTTGATGTGAAGTAACTCAATTTAGCAGCTTGGTATCGTTCGGATATCAAGCTGCTAAATTTTAAGGATGTATTTGAATAGGGCTTAGTTGAAAGCGGTATACAGGCCAGAGCCTTATTCAAATAGCAGTTCCCAAAGCAAGATTGCGGCTTGCAAAAAGTTCGGATTGTAAGCGCAGTAGCGTAATCACAGATTGAAAGAAATGGCATGCCAAATAAAGAAATTGACCTAGATGAATGGCGTGAACGCGCGCTGAAATTTGAATCTTCATTAAACTCGGTAGTGTTGGGCTTACAAGCTCAAGTACGTGCACTCACCATTGGTATATTCTCACGCGGTCATCTTTTGCTGGAAGGCGATGTCGGCGTGGGGAAAACCACCTTGCTGCGTGCCGCTGCGAGGCTGCTTGGTGGTCATTACCAGCGAATTGAAGGCGCTATCGATTTGATGCCCAGCGATTTTCTTTACCACGCCTACATTGATGAAAAAGGCCAGCCAGCTGTACAACC
This genomic window from Methyloradius palustris contains:
- a CDS encoding transporter substrate-binding domain-containing protein — encoded protein: MDESDPRVLKTVPYYRSGYVFISRADRNIDVSSWDDPILKEHNFRIGVLPDSPGKNLLLQINRYDDMFDYFAELTNYESTRNKYIRIDPKKLIDDIADKHLHVAMLWGPEAGRYVRDSKIPLRMQIIDDNVKKLNGDKVPMYYKVYIGVRKDDDALKQQLDVAIKSKSKEIDAILKKEGIPLLPIND
- the moxG gene encoding cytochrome c(L), periplasmic → MKNLLVKATWAFLIVSAVLAVGTAIAGIEFRGTISGDVLEFSPDTDGPETEAVKKFKETGENPYDGNLESAKAGYVIFSTACAGCHGHLAEGKLGPALSDDYWTYPKNETDKGLFETIYGGANGMMGPQRGRLQIDEILHVISFVRSFKDGKSEAAPAEHHSEE
- a CDS encoding methanol dehydrogenase [cytochrome c] subunit — translated: MKQVLTLALATGALLASSLVLAYDGQTCKEPGNCWEAKPGFPEKIAGSKYDPKHDPVEVAKQEAATKAIDERNAKRVANAKETGVFKFDVK